The sequence below is a genomic window from bacterium.
AACTGGCCGATCCCGAAGCCCGCGCCTATATCGCCGGCGTCTGGGGGATGGACCCGGCCGATCTGCCGCAGCCCGGGGTCGACGCTTACGAGATTTTCCGCAAAATCGACCGCGGCGAAATCCGCGGGTTGCTGTCCATCTGCTTTAATCCGGTGGTGTCACTGCCGGACAACAGTTTCATCCGCCGGCAGTTGGAGAAACTCGAGTTCTATGTCGCCATCGACTTCTTCCTGAATGAGACCGCGCGTTACGCCCACCTCGTCCTGCCCGGTTCGCTCCATGAGGAAGATGAGGGGACGGTCACCAGCGCCGAAGGACGGGTGATCAAGATCAACAAGGCGGTCGACTGTCCGGGCGAGGCGCGTAAGGATTGGCGCATCATCCAGGACCTCGCGCGCGCCATCGGACGGCCCCAGGGATTTTCCTTCGACAGTCCGCGCGCCATTTTCGATGAACTGCGCGTCGCCTCGCGCGGCGGGGTGGCCGATTATTCCGGGATCACCTACGAGAAGATCGAGGCGCAGGATGGCGTCTTCTGGCCTTGTCCCGCCGATGACCACGCCGGCACGCCGCGCCTGTTTGAACCGGGCAGCTGGAATCCGGTCGCGCAAGGAAAGGGGCCATTCTATTTCCCCGACGGCAAAGCGCGCTTTAATGTCGCTGTCTACACGCCGCCCGCCGAAGTCACCGACAGCGACTATCCGCTGATGCTGACCACTGGACGGGTGATCAGCCAGTTCCTCTCCGGCTCGCAGACCCGTCGCATCGGCCCGTTGGTCGACATGTATCCGGAGCCGCGTTTGGAACTGCACCCGCAGTTGGCCGACAAGCAGGGCATCGCCGACGGCGCCTGGGCCACCGTCGAATCGCGGCGCGGACGGATCACTTTGCGCGCGCAGGTGGTGCGCACGATCCGTCCCGACACCGTGTTTGTGCCATACCACTGGGCGGGCCGGCGCAGCATCAACCAACTGACCATCTCGGCGCAGGACCCGATCTCGAAGATCCCGGAGTTCAAGGTCTGCGCGGTGCGGGTGCGGAAGGCGACCGCGGCCGAAGCGGCCGAGGCCGCGGGAGGGGATTAGGCCGTGCCCGTGCCCGGACATCTGAACTTTTACATTGACCCCGGACGCTGCATCGGTTGCAACGCCTGTGTGCTGGCCTGCACCGAATGCGACTCGCACAAGGGCCAGTCGATGATCCAACTCGACTACATCGACCGCAGCGCCTCCCCGCAGACCGTGCCGGTCATCTGCATGCACTGCGACCAGCCGACCTGCGCCGAGGTGTGCCCCGCCGATGCGATCAAGCGCACCCCGGACGGCGTCGTGCAGACCGCCCGCAAGCCGCACTGCGTTGCCTGCAACAACTGCGTGCTGGCCTGTCCCTTCGGCGTGCCGAAGATGCACACCGCCGCCAATCTGATGATGAAGTGCGACATGTGCTACGACCGTTCCTCGGTCGGCCTCAAGCCGATGTGCGCGTCGGTCTGCCCCAGCCAGGCGCTCTTCTTCGGCGCCGCCGATGAGATCGCCGCGGCCCGTCCGCATTCGCGCGCGATCGACGCCTTCCAGTTCGGACGGCAGAGCATCACCACCAAGGTGAAGATCATGGTGCCGGCGGATTTTGAACCCGACGCGCTCGATGTCACCGCCGCGCTCGCCGGGCCAAGCGCCGATCTGATCATGGACAATCTGTGCGATGAGGGAGAAGGGCAATGAGCGACCCGGTCTCCGACCAGATCACCCGTCCGCCCGATGGACGCGCCCCCGAGGAGCAGCCGCGCTGGCGCCAGGACTTCCCCATCGACCAGCATGTCGAACAGTACGTCACCCGCCGCGAGTTCACCAAGTTCATGGTCCTGACCAGCGTGGCCTTTGTCGTCGGGCAATTCTGGATCGCCGCGCAGAGTTTGCTTCGCCGCAAGGAATCCGCGCCGGGGTTGGAAATCGCGCGTCTGGCCGACCTGCCGGTCGGCGGATCGCTGATCTTTGATTACCCCGAACCGGGGCAGGCCTGCATTCTGGTGCGCACCGGCGAGCGCGAGGCGGTGGCGTTCAGCCAATTGTGCACGCATCTGTCCTGTCCGGTGATCGCGCAGGCCGATCAGGGACGCTTCCACTGTCCCTGCCACAACGGCAACTTCGATCTGGCCACCGGACAGCCGCTGTCCGGCCCGCCGCGACGCCCCCTGCCGCGGGTGCGTCTGGAGATTCGCGGCGAGCATGTCTACGCCGTCGCCATGGAGGGAATGGCCGTATGAGCGCGCCGCGACGCCGCTTCGGGCTGCACCAGCGCACGATCATTATCAACGGCATTCTCGCGTTGATCGTGTTGATCGTGATTCTGCAATTGTGGCTTTTGACGGCGACCATGAGCGCCTACCTGGGCGGCAACACCGTGGTCGTCTGGCCGGCGGCGCTGGCCAGTCTGGCCTGCCTCGGGCTGAATGTCGGCTTGCTGGTGTACCTCTTCCGTCTGGAAAGGTAGATGAGGGATGCGCGCGCGACTCGCCGAGGGCATCGCCGGACTGTTTCCCGGATATTTCGCGCTGGTGATGGCCACCGGCGCCGTCTCGATCGCCTGCCTGCTGCTGGGCTGGCATGTCCTGGCGCAGGCGTTCCTGATTGTCAATGTGGCGGCCTATGCCATCCTCGCGATCCTCACCCTGATCCGCGTGATTGCGTTTCCGGCGCGTGTCACCGCCGATCTCGCCAACCATTCGCGCGGCCCGGGTTTCTTCACGCTGATCGCCGGCACCTGTATCCTCGGAACGCAATTCGCGCTGGTGGCGGGTGAGCGTGGTATCGCCGAAGGGCTGCTCGCTGTTGGCGCGTTGTTGTGGCTGGTCATCATGTATGGGTTCTTCACCGCGGTGATCATCCGTGCGGAGAAGCCGGACATCAAAAGCGGCATCAATGGCGCCTGGCTGATCGCCACGGTGGCGACGCAATCGGTGTCGGTGCTGGCGGTGACCCTGCGCGATCCCTTCGGTCTGCCGGTTGCGATCGTGGGCTTCGGCGCGCTGGTCTTTTTTCTCATTGGCTGCATGCTCTATCTGGCGATCATCACGCTCATCTTCTATCGCCTCACCTTCCTCGAAGTCGACTCGGCGACCCTGACGCCGCCCTACTGGATCAACATGGGCGCGGTGGCGATCACCACGCTGGCCGGAGCCGCCCTGATCCTGCGGCTGCCCGATCAGCCGTTGCTGGCCTCGATGATGCCTTTCATCCGCGGCTTCACGCTCTTTTTCTGGAGCGCGGCCACCTGGTGGATACCGGCGTTGCT
It includes:
- a CDS encoding 4Fe-4S dicluster domain-containing protein, producing the protein MPVPGHLNFYIDPGRCIGCNACVLACTECDSHKGQSMIQLDYIDRSASPQTVPVICMHCDQPTCAEVCPADAIKRTPDGVVQTARKPHCVACNNCVLACPFGVPKMHTAANLMMKCDMCYDRSSVGLKPMCASVCPSQALFFGAADEIAAARPHSRAIDAFQFGRQSITTKVKIMVPADFEPDALDVTAALAGPSADLIMDNLCDEGEGQ
- a CDS encoding Rieske 2Fe-2S domain-containing protein; protein product: MSDPVSDQITRPPDGRAPEEQPRWRQDFPIDQHVEQYVTRREFTKFMVLTSVAFVVGQFWIAAQSLLRRKESAPGLEIARLADLPVGGSLIFDYPEPGQACILVRTGEREAVAFSQLCTHLSCPVIAQADQGRFHCPCHNGNFDLATGQPLSGPPRRPLPRVRLEIRGEHVYAVAMEGMAV
- a CDS encoding DUF6755 family protein, which gives rise to MSAPRRRFGLHQRTIIINGILALIVLIVILQLWLLTATMSAYLGGNTVVVWPAALASLACLGLNVGLLVYLFRLER
- a CDS encoding tellurite resistance/C4-dicarboxylate transporter family protein, with the protein product MRARLAEGIAGLFPGYFALVMATGAVSIACLLLGWHVLAQAFLIVNVAAYAILAILTLIRVIAFPARVTADLANHSRGPGFFTLIAGTCILGTQFALVAGERGIAEGLLAVGALLWLVIMYGFFTAVIIRAEKPDIKSGINGAWLIATVATQSVSVLAVTLRDPFGLPVAIVGFGALVFFLIGCMLYLAIITLIFYRLTFLEVDSATLTPPYWINMGAVAITTLAGAALILRLPDQPLLASMMPFIRGFTLFFWSAATWWIPALLMLGFWRHGWRRFPFTYDPLYWGMVFPLAMYTMATWRLAEALGIDFLKAIPRVFIYFALAAWLLTAFGMLRAWAAAWRAPR